One region of Molothrus aeneus isolate 106 chromosome 1, BPBGC_Maene_1.0, whole genome shotgun sequence genomic DNA includes:
- the NR4A3 gene encoding nuclear receptor subfamily 4 group A member 3, which translates to MPCVQAQYSPSPPGSNYASQTYAYGSEYSSDIMNPDYAKLTMDLSSTEITATATTSLPSFSTFMEGYSGSYELKPSCLYQMQTASSGQRPLIKMEDTRLSPYQPSLPPSTDEGMPSTSMYFKQSPPSTPTTPGFPAHQGLWDESPLQPTQTCLPPGHLMDAAPMKTVPPRFPLFHFKHSPPHTPSAAAHMCYDPASLSLPLGSDRPAASQAPMEGHSYGLHLAKRPATLAFSPLGLNAATSSLMGESSGSGSSGLPSPPSRSSSSGEGTCAVCGDNAACQHYGVRTCEGCKGFFKRTVQKNAKYVCLANKNCPVDKRRRNRCQYCRFQKCLSVGMVKEVVRTDSLKGRRGRLPSKPKSPLQQEPSQPSPPSPPISMMNALVRALTDSTPRELDYSRYCSTDQAAAGTDAEHVQQFYNLLTASIDITRGWAEKIPGFTDLPKEDQTLLIESAFLELFVLRLSIRSDTAEDKFVFCNGLVLHRLQCLRGFGEWLDSIKDFSLNLKSLNLDIPALASLSALTMITERHGLKEPKKVEELCNKITSSLKDHLTFSCQNKGQPLESAEPKVLGVLADLRSLCTLGLQRIFYLKLEDLVPAPSIVDRLFLDTLPF; encoded by the exons ATGCCCTGTGTGCAAGCGCAGTATAGTCCTTCACCGCCCGGTTCGAATTATGCATCCCAGACCTACGCCTATGGCTCGGAGTACAGCTCAGACATCATGAACCCTGACTATGCCAAGCTGACCATGGACCTGAGCAGTACCGAaatcactgccactgccaccacctCCCTTCCCAGCTTCAGCACCTTTATGGAGGGTTACTCTGGCAGCTACGAGCTCAAGCCTTCCTGCCTCTACCAAATGCAAACTGCCTCCTCTGGCCAGAGGCCCCTCATAAAGATGGAAGACACCCGGCTGTCCCCATACCAGCCCTCACTGCCCCCGTCTACAGATGAGGGGATGCCCAGCACTTCCATGTACTTCAAGCAATCGCCACCCTCCACGCCCACCACGCCCGGCTTCCCTGCTCACCAGGGCCTGTGGGATGAGTCCCCGCTGCAGCCCACGCAGACCTGCCTGCCTCCCGGGCACCTGATGGACGCCGCCCCCATGAAGACCGTGCCTCCGCGCTTCCCTCTCTTCCACTTCAAGCACTCGCCTCCGCACACGCCGTCCGCGGCCGCCCACATGTGCTACGACCCGGCCTCGCTGAGCCTGCCCCTGGGCTCCGACAGGCCCGCCGCCAGCCAGGCTCCCATGGAGGGCCATTCCTACGGGCTTCACCTGGCCAAAAGACCAGCCACCTTAGCCTTCTCACCGCTCGGCCTCAACGCAGCCACCTCCAGCCTGATGGGCGAgagcagcggcagcggcagcagcggccTCCCGTCTCCTCCCAGCCGGAGCTCTTCGTCCGGGGAAGGCACCTGCGCTGTGTGTGGAGATAATGCCGCCTGCCAGCACTACGGGGTGCGGACATGCGAGGGCTGCAAGGGCTTCTTCAAG AGAACAgttcagaaaaatgcaaaatatgttTGTCTGGCAAATAAAAACTGCCCAGTGGACAAGAGACGTCGTAACAGATGCCAATACTGCCGGTTCCAGAAGTGTCTCAGTGTCGGCATGGTTAAAGAAG TTGTCCGTACCGACAGCCTGAAAGGGAGAAGAGGTCGGCTGCCTTCCAAACCAAAGAGCCCCTTACAGCAAGAACCCTCTCAGCCCTCCCCGCCCTCTCCTCCCATCAGCATGATGAATGCCCTCGTTCGAGCTTTAACCGACTCCACGCCCAGGGAGCTGGACTATTCAAGA TACTGTTCCACTGatcaggctgctgcaggcacagatgCAGAACATGTACAACAGTTCTATAATCTTCTGACTGCCTCCATTGACATAACTAGAGGCTGGGCAgaaaaaatcccaggatttACTGACCTCCCAAAAGAAGATCAGACATTACTCATAGAATCAGCTTTTTTGGAGCTGTTTGTACTAAGACTCTCCATCAG GTCTGATACTGCTGAGGATAAGTTTGTATTCTGCAATGGACTCGTGCTTCATAGACTTCAGTGCCTTCGAGGATTTGGGGAGTGGCTCGACTCTATTAAAGACTTTTCCTTAAACTTAAAGAGCCTTAACCTTGATATCCCAGCCTTAGCAAGTCTATCAGCTCTAACTATGATTACAG AACGACATGGATTAAAAGAACCAAAGAAAGTGGAAGAGCTATGCAACAAGATCACAAGCAGTTTGAAAGATCACTTAACTTTCAGTTGCCAAAACAAAGGACAACCGCTCGAGTCTGCAGAGCCGAAGGTACTGGGTGTTCTGGCTGACTTGCGTTCTCTCTGCACACTGGGACTGCAGCGTATCTTTTACCTGAAACTGGAAGATTTGGTGCCAGCCCCTTCCATTGTCGACAGGCTGTTTCTGGACACCTTACCCTTCTGA